In one Leptospira mtsangambouensis genomic region, the following are encoded:
- a CDS encoding TIGR04282 family arsenosugar biosynthesis glycosyltransferase yields the protein MGKNKLIIFAKQPELGKVKTRLAVSIGEDQTLKIYRELLVITKKITSNLSVEKIVYWDHLPIVNPLEFEFGDSTKVQAEGDLGVKMRTAFEDEFRSNFGKVVIIGTDCPFLTKEILEKAYLSLDTTDFVIGPALDGGYYLLGMREFFPYVFDSIPWSTSEVLPLTLEVIQKNKKTVTLLEELNDIDDINDLKEWKGTL from the coding sequence ATGGGAAAAAACAAATTAATTATCTTCGCAAAACAACCTGAACTTGGAAAAGTAAAAACTCGCCTAGCAGTGAGTATTGGAGAAGACCAAACTTTAAAAATTTATAGGGAGCTCCTTGTAATCACAAAAAAAATAACTTCCAATCTCTCTGTTGAAAAAATAGTGTATTGGGATCATCTTCCTATTGTGAATCCTTTAGAATTTGAGTTTGGTGATTCAACGAAAGTCCAAGCAGAAGGAGATCTTGGAGTTAAAATGAGAACTGCCTTTGAAGATGAATTCCGGTCAAATTTTGGAAAGGTTGTGATCATTGGAACCGACTGTCCCTTTTTAACAAAGGAAATTTTAGAGAAGGCATACCTGAGTTTGGATACAACTGATTTTGTAATTGGTCCTGCTTTGGACGGAGGATATTATCTTTTGGGGATGAGAGAATTTTTTCCCTATGTTTTTGATTCTATTCCCTGGAGCACAAGTGAAGTTCTTCCGCTTACACTTGAGGTTATACAGAAAAATAAAAAAACTGTTACTTTACTTGAAGAGTTAAATGATATTGATGATATCAATGACCTCAAAGAATGGAAAGGTACACTTTAA
- the lpxD gene encoding UDP-3-O-(3-hydroxymyristoyl)glucosamine N-acyltransferase → MKLKDLAEQLGANFTGSGDLEINGIKDLEHHTPVDPNSIYYVASKKYLAKHKKASDVKVALTVDSLASQFPNAIIIPEEGSKVKFIQVVSLFEKKPKYVASISSKASIHPSAKLGKDVTIMDFAVIQENVVIGDRAVIYPNVVLESDVEIGEETVLKSGVVVYYNCKLGKRNLIHSNTVIGADGFGFYDYAGVRYKVPQIGNVIIGDEVEMGAHCTVDRAALESTTIGNFTKFDDHVHVGHNCRVGNYVYIAGATVLAGSVTIEDGCFLAGQSAVAEHLTMKKGSILMGLSGLTEDSKEKTAYFGIPARPALEMHRIHSSLPVLPEIAKDFSKRKKLES, encoded by the coding sequence ATGAAACTAAAAGATTTAGCTGAACAATTAGGTGCAAATTTCACTGGTTCCGGTGATTTAGAAATCAATGGGATTAAAGATTTGGAGCACCATACTCCCGTAGATCCAAATAGCATTTATTACGTAGCTTCTAAAAAATACTTAGCCAAACATAAAAAAGCTTCGGATGTAAAAGTAGCTTTAACAGTCGATTCGCTTGCTTCACAATTTCCTAATGCTATTATTATTCCAGAAGAAGGTTCTAAGGTAAAATTCATTCAAGTTGTCTCTTTGTTTGAAAAAAAACCAAAATATGTGGCTTCTATTTCCTCCAAAGCTAGTATCCATCCTTCCGCCAAACTTGGGAAAGATGTGACGATTATGGATTTTGCTGTGATCCAAGAAAATGTAGTCATTGGTGATCGCGCCGTTATTTATCCCAATGTTGTTTTGGAATCAGATGTGGAAATTGGAGAAGAAACAGTTTTAAAATCTGGTGTCGTCGTATATTACAATTGTAAGTTGGGGAAAAGAAACTTGATCCATTCTAATACTGTCATTGGTGCAGATGGGTTCGGGTTTTATGATTATGCAGGGGTGCGGTACAAAGTCCCTCAAATTGGAAACGTCATCATTGGTGATGAAGTAGAAATGGGTGCTCATTGCACTGTGGACCGAGCCGCTCTTGAATCCACCACCATTGGGAATTTTACAAAGTTTGATGACCATGTGCATGTCGGTCATAACTGCCGTGTTGGAAATTACGTTTATATTGCGGGTGCCACTGTACTTGCTGGTTCTGTTACGATTGAAGACGGATGTTTCCTTGCAGGGCAATCTGCGGTAGCAGAACACCTAACAATGAAAAAAGGTTCGATTTTAATGGGCTTATCGGGACTTACCGAAGATTCTAAAGAAAAAACTGCATACTTTGGAATTCCCGCAAGACCAGCATTGGAAATGCATCGAATTCACAGTTCGTTGCCAGTGTTACCAGAAATAGCAAAAGATTTTTCAAAAAGAAAGAAGTTGGAGTCCTAA
- a CDS encoding arsenate reductase family protein, whose protein sequence is MNLQIFGTKKCKDTKKAQLFFQERRVNFQFINLQEKEMSKGELRSILGSVSLDDLVDTESKVYEDKNLKYMLYDKEEALLTNPLLFKTPIVRDGKRATIGFVPDVWKQWILESKK, encoded by the coding sequence ATGAATCTCCAAATCTTCGGAACCAAAAAATGCAAAGACACGAAGAAGGCTCAACTCTTCTTCCAAGAACGTCGTGTGAATTTTCAGTTCATCAACCTGCAGGAAAAAGAGATGAGCAAGGGAGAACTTCGTTCCATTCTCGGTAGTGTCAGTTTAGATGACTTGGTTGATACAGAATCCAAAGTTTACGAAGACAAAAATCTCAAATACATGTTATACGACAAAGAAGAGGCCTTACTCACAAACCCTCTTCTTTTCAAAACTCCAATCGTTCGAGATGGAAAACGCGCAACCATTGGATTTGTTCCAGATGTCTGGAAACAGTGGATCTTAGAATCTAAAAAATAA
- a CDS encoding OmpA family protein, with protein MRHLLLNKSLRLLLLTYTVQYCLFTKDLVAQEGYVFENPYKKTEQASDEKSFTIYFSNHSSKISKSDLIRLQPVADFLNQNRNYSVYIHAHANEGKTASEDIIISEKRSLEVERFFLIHFVEPNQIRRLFYGNAKSPNKTKEHQALNRRVEIKLQPLP; from the coding sequence ATGCGCCATCTACTTTTAAACAAAAGCCTTCGTTTGCTTTTGTTAACTTACACTGTTCAATATTGTTTATTCACAAAAGATCTTGTCGCGCAGGAAGGATATGTTTTTGAGAATCCTTATAAAAAAACGGAACAGGCTTCCGATGAAAAATCATTTACGATCTACTTTTCGAATCATTCTTCTAAAATTTCTAAATCAGATTTAATTCGATTACAACCCGTTGCAGATTTTTTAAACCAAAATCGTAACTATTCTGTGTACATTCATGCACATGCAAATGAAGGAAAAACGGCTTCTGAAGATATTATCATTAGCGAAAAAAGGTCGTTAGAAGTAGAACGTTTCTTTTTGATCCACTTTGTGGAACCAAACCAAATCAGAAGATTGTTTTATGGTAATGCAAAATCACCTAACAAAACAAAAGAACACCAAGCTCTCAACAGACGTGTCGAAATTAAATTACAACCACTTCCTTAA
- a CDS encoding glycosyltransferase family 2 protein has product MNKVLCIIPARDEEEGIFRALNGLIDGSGLSKSQFIVVNNASKDQTPKIVKEMGLLLLDCPKIGYGNACLVALDWINQSKLNPEYILFCDADGSDDPSDIQKLIRVIDETKSDLVIGSRTIGNVEKGALSPIQIFGNALTCFLIVLFFRRKFTDMGPLRIVKYTSFHKLQMQDPTWGWNIEMHIKAMQLGFDIREISVNYRKRFAGVSKISGTISMSLRVGIKILFTFFRLLIFRVR; this is encoded by the coding sequence GTGAATAAAGTTCTTTGTATTATTCCAGCAAGAGATGAGGAAGAGGGCATCTTTCGTGCGTTAAATGGCCTAATCGATGGTTCTGGTTTAAGTAAATCTCAGTTTATAGTCGTCAACAATGCATCAAAAGACCAAACCCCAAAGATTGTAAAAGAAATGGGTTTGTTGTTATTGGACTGCCCAAAAATTGGATATGGTAATGCTTGTTTGGTGGCATTGGATTGGATCAATCAATCAAAATTGAATCCCGAATATATTTTATTCTGTGATGCGGATGGTTCAGATGATCCTTCTGACATTCAAAAATTGATTCGGGTGATAGACGAAACAAAATCCGATTTAGTGATTGGTTCAAGGACTATTGGGAATGTTGAGAAAGGTGCTTTGTCCCCAATCCAAATTTTTGGAAATGCTCTCACTTGTTTTTTGATCGTCCTCTTTTTTCGACGTAAATTTACGGACATGGGTCCGCTTCGAATTGTCAAATATACATCCTTTCACAAATTACAGATGCAGGATCCAACTTGGGGATGGAATATTGAAATGCATATAAAGGCTATGCAACTTGGGTTTGATATTCGTGAAATTTCAGTCAATTATCGAAAACGTTTTGCGGGTGTTTCCAAAATTTCTGGAACAATTTCAATGTCTTTGCGTGTGGGTATCAAAATTTTATTCACTTTCTTTCGGTTATTAATTTTCCGTGTACGTTAG
- a CDS encoding multiheme c-type cytochrome, translating into MVSRPKSSFGNWKLKRNIYISFFLFLILGASVLIYLNQREVPIEQVFPGKVWAKPIENLPDLKAVGAPTAKNCGNCHTEIYEEWKRSTHANALSDIQFQSELAKPSSPKWICLNCHIPVQNQRETIITGLKNGDYFRPIEIVNPSFNPEMKAEGVTCASCHVRVDSETKESYVIGGTGGTSPPHPVKIDRKQLLSRCYDCHNETYTLNESLVCSFQTGTELIATKSNESCSSCHQPEVRRSFVKPSLNKPIRRSHKHGFIGGGVPKSFELYSDQIRLGYKPGIVLSNIKVENNTVELTLTNTNADHHVTTGDPERFYRLTLTGLNKKGNIVFKEETTIGQEWSWSPSAKKVSDSRIPSGKNFVWTLEQKDPLIESFLFQAVHVRLKDKTSDYMILSSSNLSSPYKEKVEKMKDLYPHSSIIIESIYQLKTKNRKDTPLEELFRRNIQRKGE; encoded by the coding sequence ATGGTCTCACGACCCAAATCTTCCTTTGGAAACTGGAAATTGAAACGAAACATTTACATCTCTTTTTTTCTTTTTCTGATTTTAGGTGCGAGTGTTTTGATTTATCTCAACCAAAGAGAAGTTCCCATTGAACAGGTGTTCCCTGGAAAAGTTTGGGCAAAACCAATTGAAAACCTACCAGATTTAAAGGCAGTAGGGGCACCAACCGCAAAAAATTGCGGAAATTGTCACACGGAAATTTATGAAGAGTGGAAACGTTCCACCCATGCCAATGCCCTTTCGGATATCCAATTTCAGTCAGAATTAGCAAAACCAAGTTCACCAAAATGGATTTGTTTGAACTGCCATATTCCTGTCCAAAACCAAAGAGAAACCATCATCACTGGACTAAAAAATGGAGATTATTTCCGACCAATAGAAATTGTAAATCCTAGTTTCAACCCAGAGATGAAAGCCGAAGGTGTCACTTGCGCATCTTGCCATGTTCGTGTGGATTCTGAAACTAAAGAAAGTTATGTGATTGGTGGAACAGGCGGAACTTCACCGCCTCATCCTGTAAAAATAGATCGCAAACAGTTGCTTAGTCGTTGTTACGATTGCCATAATGAAACTTATACTTTAAACGAATCACTTGTTTGTTCTTTCCAAACAGGCACAGAGTTAATCGCTACTAAATCAAATGAATCCTGTTCTTCTTGTCACCAACCAGAAGTTCGTAGGTCATTTGTAAAACCATCCCTAAACAAACCAATCCGAAGATCACACAAACATGGATTTATTGGAGGAGGAGTTCCAAAATCTTTTGAACTGTATTCTGACCAAATTCGATTGGGTTATAAACCAGGGATTGTCCTTTCCAATATAAAAGTAGAAAACAATACAGTCGAATTGACCTTAACCAACACAAATGCAGATCATCATGTTACAACTGGAGATCCTGAAAGATTTTATCGACTAACACTCACAGGTCTAAATAAAAAAGGAAATATTGTTTTTAAAGAAGAAACTACAATTGGGCAAGAATGGTCTTGGTCTCCTTCTGCAAAAAAAGTTAGTGATTCGCGAATTCCATCGGGGAAAAACTTTGTTTGGACTTTGGAACAAAAGGATCCTCTGATTGAATCTTTTCTTTTCCAAGCGGTTCACGTTCGGTTAAAGGACAAAACTTCTGACTATATGATCCTTTCTTCTAGTAACCTTTCCTCTCCGTATAAAGAAAAAGTGGAAAAAATGAAAGATTTGTATCCTCATAGTTCGATTATCATTGAATCAATCTACCAATTGAAAACAAAAAATAGAAAGGACACTCCTTTAGAAGAACTTTTCCGAAGGAATATACAGAGAAAAGGTGAATAA